The bacterium DNA window GATCGGCGATACCGCGTGGCCCTTCGTCCTCGACGTCGGCGACGAGGCGGCCTGGCAGCGCTGCACCCAGGAGATCGAATCCCGCTTCGGCGCGCTGCACGTGCTCGTGAACAACGCGGGCATCGCGCGGTCGGCGCCGCTCCTCGAGACGAGCCTCGACGACTACATGGCGGTCATCCAGGTCAATCAGGTCGGATGCTTCCTCGGCATGAAGACGGCGGGCTCGCTCATCGCGAAGAGCGGCGGCGGCTCGATCGTCAACGTCTCTTCGACCGGCGGGCTCGAAGGCGTCCCCCGGATGGTCGCGTACGCGGCCAGCAAGCACGCGATCACGGGCATGACGCGGACGGCGGCGATCGAGCTCGCGCCCCACCGCATCCGGGTCAACTCGCTCCACCCGGGCGGCGTCGACACGGCGATGCTCGGGTCGCCGGAGGAGCGCC harbors:
- a CDS encoding glucose 1-dehydrogenase, giving the protein MTNLRLDGRIALVTGAARGQGEAEARLFAREGAMVVLTDVLEAELAEVAASIGDTAWPFVLDVGDEAAWQRCTQEIESRFGALHVLVNNAGIARSAPLLETSLDDYMAVIQVNQVGCFLGMKTAGSLIAKSGGGSIVNVSSTGGLEGVPRMVAYAASKHAITGMTRTAAIELAPHRIRVNSLHPGGVDTAMLGSPEERRSVDYSWMPAGRLADPEEIAKAALYLASDESSYCTGTALLVDGGVMAGPLGWTPPET